From Astyanax mexicanus isolate ESR-SI-001 chromosome 16, AstMex3_surface, whole genome shotgun sequence, one genomic window encodes:
- the LOC103024462 gene encoding claudin-34-like — protein MPYLVHTAHAQFVGLWVGVIGWILTIVAIGLVQWRIWDVSDVSIINSGQAWVGIWRMCFYTHSLVMSEYEIMYCQKIRISDAFVPNEIAVAQPMMLLAIILGLFGNSSAIYGLRNIYFSLDEQKPIRLAFSISGGLLILAGVSSFIPLFWNLHSVVTNQTINFPTNFYMPPAPVEQYIGPGIALGIFASILVVVSGAAFLSYKFPEGLRTKVQPSSLEEAHTGLGEIGMMSLKSTPMGSSLTVDYGVDNPAFQT, from the coding sequence ATGCCATACCTGGTCCACACTGCCCATGCCCAGTTTGTGGGGTTGTGGGTGGGTGTGATTGGCTGGATTCTCACCATAGTGGCCATCGGGTTAGTACAGTGGAGGATATGGGATGTGTCTGACGTTTCCATTATCAACTCAGGCCAGGCCTGGGTGGGAATCTGGAGGATGTGCTTCTACACACACTCCCTGGTCATGTCCGAGTACGAGATCATGTACTGCCAGAAGATCCGCATTTCTGATGCTTTTGTGCCTAACGAGATTGCGGTTGCTCAACCCATGATGCTGCTGGCCATCATTTTGGGCCTTTTTGGTAATTCCAGTGCCATCTATGGTCTGAGGAACATCTACTTCAGCTTGGATGAGCAGAAGCCAATCAGGCTGGCTTTTTCCATAAGTGGAGGACTCTTAATTCTCGCAGGAGTGAGCTCTTTCATTCCTCTCTTCTGGAATTTACACTCTGTGGTCACCAACCAGACTATCAACTTCCCAACCAACTTCTACATGCCGCCGGCCCCTGTTGAGCAGTACATCGGGCCAGGCATTGCCCTTGGTATTTTTGCATCCATCCTGGTGGTGGTGAGTGGGGCAGCATTTCTGTCCTACAAGTTTCCAGAAGGTCTGAGGACCAAAGTCCAACCTTCTTCTCTGGAAGAGGCTCATACTGGCCTGGGAGAAATTGGGATGATGTCACTGAAATCCACACCGATGGGCAGCAGTTTAACTGTGGACTATGGCGTGGATAACCCAGCCTTTCAGACCTAA
- the LOC103024779 gene encoding claudin-22: MDPSVCVLELLGVSLSLTAWLGSLTTTLMSRWLTLSTELLPAESYELGLWGTCVVQELGILECRPYDSLLGLPPDIRLARILMLATLVTGVMGLMLAIPGIYVVNSCRGTDSLVAKRTLKMLGGTMCLAAGILGLVPVSYVAHLTVLRFFDESVPDVVPRWEFGEALFWGWAASFLHLVSGSLLLTSCFCLQGEPCPLPGSIPLRGTRDNPETSPERRTEYV, encoded by the coding sequence ATGGACCCAAGTGTGTGTGTCCTGGAGCTGCTTGGTGTGTCCCTCTCCCTGACAGCCTGGCTGGGTTCACTCACCACTACCCTGATGTCCCGCTGGCTCACGCTGTCCACAGAACTCCTGCCAGCTGAGAGCTATGAGCTGGGCCTGTGGGGGACGTGTGTGGTGCAGGAGCTGGGGATACTGGAGTGCCGACCTTACGACAGCCTCCTGGGTCTGCCGCCAGACATCCGCCTGGCCAGAATCCTCATGCTGGCCACACTGGTAACTGGAGTGATGGGTCTGATGTTGGCCATCCCCGGGATCTACGTGGTCAACAGCTGCAGAGGCACGGATAGTCTTGTAGCCAAACGGACCCTTAAAATGCTGGGTGGCACGATGTGCTTGGCTGCAGGGATTCTTGGCCTGGTGCCCGTCTCCTACGTGGCCCATCTTACCGTTCTGAGGTTCTTTGACGAGTCCGTTCCTGACGTGGTCCCGCGCTGGGAGTTCGGGGAAGCCCTGTTCTGGGGCTGGGCAGCCTCCTTCCTGCACCTGGTGTCCGGATCACTGCtgctcacctcctgcttctgccTGCAAGGGGAGCCATGTCCTCTGCCAGGGTCCATCCCACTACGAGGAACACGTGACAACCCTGAAACTTCTCCAGAAAGAAGGACAGAATATGTATGA
- the clcn4 gene encoding H(+)/Cl(-) exchange transporter 4, with protein MAEAEGVSSATPTEEMNGAGNLMDFLDEPIPDVGTYEDFHTIDWLREKSRDTDRHRKITHRSKESIWEFVKSLLDAWSGWVVMLLIGLLSGTLAGVIDLAVDWMTDLKEGVCLSAFWYSHEQCCWTSNETTFADRDKCPQWQKWAELMTGYNEGAGAYLLNYFLYVMWALFFSFLAVSLVRVFAPYACGSGIPEIKTILSGFIIRGYLGKWTLLIKTVTLVLAVSSGLSLGKEGPLVHVACCCGNLFCSLFSKYSKNEGKRREVLSAAAAAGVSVAFGAPIGGVLFSLEEVSYYFPLKTLWRSFFAALVAAFTLRSINPFGNNRLVLFYVEYHTPWYMAELVPFILLGVFGGLWGTLFIRGNIAWCRRRKTTQLGKYPVLEVIAVTGITAILAFPNPYTRRSTSELISELFNDCGALESSQLCDYINNPNMSRPEDDIPDRPAGPGVYMALWQLALALIFKIVITIFTFGMKIPSGLFIPSMAVGAIAGRIVGIAVEQMAYHHHDWIIFKNWCRPGADCVTPGLYAMVGAAACLGGVTRMTVSLVVIMFELTGGLEYIVPLMAAAVTSKWVADAFGKEGIYEAHIRLNGYPYLDQDEFTHRTLATDVMRPRRNEPPLSVLTQDSTTVEDVEMLIKETDYNGFPVVMSRESERLIGFVQRRDLILAIKTARQKQDGVVSNSVVYFTEDAPQIPASNPQPLKLRRILNLSPFTVTDHTPMETVVDIFRKLGLRQCLVTRSGRLLGIITKKDVLRHMAQMMNQDPESIMFN; from the exons ATGGCGGAGGCAGAAG GGGTTAGCAGCGCCACTCCCACCGAGGAGATGAACGGCGCTGGGAACCTGATGGACTTCCTAGATGAGCCTATCCCTGATGTGGGAACATATGAAGATTTCCACACCATCGACTGGCTCAGAGAGAAGTCCAGAGATACTGACCGCCACAGGAAG ATTACACACAGGAGTAAGGAGTCTATTTGGGAGTTTGTGAAGAGTCTGCTGGATGCCTGGTCAGGATGGGTGGTGATGCTGCTCATTGGGCTCCTGTCAG GCACTCTGGCTGGAGTAATAGACCTGGCTGTGGACTGGATGACTGACCTTAAAGAGGGAGTGTGTCTGTCTGCGTTTTGGTACAGCCACGAGCAGTGCTGCTGGACCTCCAACGAGACCACCTTCGCCGACAGAGACAAATGCCCCCAGTGGCAGAAATGGGCCGAGTTGATGACTGGATACAATGAG GGTGCCGGGGCATATCTGTTGAACTACTTCCTGTACGTGATGTGGGCGTTGTTCTTCTCCTTTCTGGCCGTGTCTCTGGTCAGAGTGTTTGCTCCTTATGCCTGTGGTTCAGGAATACCGGAG ATCAAGACGATCCTCAGTGGGTTCATAATCCGAGGTTACCTGGGCAAGTGGACCCTGCTGATTAAGACAGTCACTCTTGTTCTGGCCGTGTCGTCTGGACTCAGCCTTGGAAAGGAAGGACCACTGGTCCACGTGGCCTGTTGCTGTGGAAACCTCTTCTGCAGCCTTTTCTCCAAGTACAGCAAGAACGAGGGCAAGCGCAGGGAG GTTTtgtctgctgctgcagctgctggtgTGTCTGTGGCTTTCGGTGCTCCGATTGGAGGAGTGCTTTTCAGCTTGGAGGAG GTCAGTTATTACTTCCCGCTGAAAACTCTGTGGCGCTCCTTCTTCGCTGCACTGGTGGCCGCCTTCACTCTGCGCTCCATCAACCCGTTTGGCAACAACCGGCTGGTGCTGTTTTATGTGGAGTACCACACGCCCTGGTACATGGCTGAGCTGGTGCCCTTCATCCTGTTGGGGGTTTTTGGTGGCCTGTGGGGGACACTGTTTATCCGGGGCAACATCGCCTGGTGTCGGCGGCGCAAGACCACCCAGCTGGGGAAGTATCCTGTACTGGAGGTGATCGCAGTGACCGGGATCACAGCTATTCTGGCCTTCCCCAACCCGTACACACGACGCAGCACCAGCGAACTCATCTCAGAGCTGTTTAACGACTGTGGAGCTCTGGAGTCTTCCCAGCTCTGTGATTACATCAACAACCCCAACATGAGCCGGCCTGAAGACGATATCCCAGACAGACCAGCTGGACCGGGGGTTTACATGGCACTGTGGCAGCTTGCACTGGCCCTGATCTTTAAGATAGTCATCACTATCTTCACCTTTGGCATGAAG ATCCCATCAGGGTTGTTCATCCCCAGTATGGCAGTGGGTGCTATAGCTGGTCGAATTGTGGGCATAGCTGTAGAGCAGATGGCCTACCACCATCATGACTGGATCATCTTTAAAAACTGGTGTCGCCCCGGCGCTGACTGCGTCACCCCCGGCCTCTACGCTATGGTTGGGGCTGCAGCGTGTCTTG GTGGGGTTACTCGGATGACCGTGTCTCTGGTGGTCATCATGTTTGAGCTGACCGGTGGGCTAGAGTACATCGTGCCGCTCATGGCTGCCGCGGTCACCAGCAAGTGGGTTGCGGACGCCTTCGGTAAGGAGGGAATTTACGAGGCCCACATCAGACTGAACGGCTATCCCTACCTGGACCAGGACGAGTTCACACACCGCACGCTGGCCACAGACGTGATGCGGCCGCGCAGGAACGAGCCCCCGCTGTCCGTCCTCACGCAGGACAGCACCACCGTGGAGGACGTGGAGATGCTCATCAAAGAGACGGACTACAACGGCTTCCCCGTGGTCATGTCACGAGAGTCAGAGAGGCTCATCGGCTTCGTCCAGCGGAGGGATCTGATCCTGGCCATCA AGACGGCACGCCAGAAGCAGGATGGCGTTGTGAGCAATTCTGTAGTGTACTTCACTGAGGATGCCCCCCAGATTCCAGCCTCTAACCCACAGCCACTCAAGCTAAGACGCATCCTAAACCTGAGCCCATTTACTGTCACTGACCACACACCCATGGAGACTGTGGTGGACATCTTCCGCAAGCTCGGCCTGCGACAGTGCCTGGTCACTCGCAGTGG gCGGTTACTTGGAATCATCACTAAGAAGGATGTGCTTCGACACATGGCTCAAATGATGAACCAGGACCCCGAATCAATCATGTTCAACTGA